A portion of the Rhodospirillaceae bacterium genome contains these proteins:
- a CDS encoding glutathione S-transferase family protein — protein sequence MLKVLGRTSSINVQKVMWVVGELGIEVDQTNIGGPYGGNDKPEYLELNPNGRVPTIIDGDHIQWESNSCVRYLAESEGTGTWYPKTLQARGFANMWMDWATTTIHPHMFPLFWGLIRTAEEDKDHDAIEAARVSLCDVWGLLDKHLATSKFLAGDDISMGDIPAACFAYRWHTLDIERPDLPNFRAWYDRIADRQAFQQHVMLPLV from the coding sequence ATGCTGAAGGTTTTGGGGCGGACATCGTCTATTAATGTGCAAAAGGTCATGTGGGTCGTTGGTGAGCTTGGGATAGAGGTTGATCAGACCAACATAGGTGGCCCCTATGGCGGCAATGATAAGCCCGAGTATCTGGAGCTTAATCCCAACGGGCGGGTGCCGACCATTATCGACGGCGATCACATTCAGTGGGAATCCAATTCCTGCGTCAGGTATTTAGCCGAAAGCGAAGGCACCGGCACATGGTATCCGAAGACCCTACAGGCCAGAGGCTTCGCCAACATGTGGATGGACTGGGCGACGACAACCATCCACCCGCACATGTTCCCGCTGTTCTGGGGGCTGATCCGTACGGCTGAAGAAGACAAGGACCATGACGCCATCGAGGCGGCTCGCGTTAGCCTGTGTGACGTTTGGGGGCTTCTCGACAAGCACCTGGCGACATCCAAGTTCCTCGCCGGCGACGATATCTCCATGGGCGACATTCCAGCGGCCTGTTTTGCCTATCGTTGGCATACGCTAGACATCGAACGCCCAGACCTGCCAAACTTCCGCGCCTGGTACGATCGCATCGCTGATCGCCAGGCCTTTCAACAACACGTAATGCTGCCACTCGTTTAA
- the hisI gene encoding phosphoribosyl-AMP cyclohydrolase, producing MNSVSTTTPTTTIDQVLDAIKFNDDGLIPAIAQQVDTNDVLMMAWMNADAVRETLSTGQICYWSRSRGQLWRKGESSGQIQTLKEFRWDCDADTVLLLVDQDGVACHTGRQNCFFNAVREGEVSVIAEVKIDPKELYK from the coding sequence ATGAACAGTGTAAGCACCACCACCCCGACAACCACAATTGATCAAGTACTGGACGCGATCAAATTCAACGACGACGGGTTGATCCCCGCCATCGCCCAGCAGGTCGACACAAACGACGTGCTGATGATGGCCTGGATGAACGCGGACGCGGTGCGGGAAACGCTTAGCACGGGCCAAATTTGCTATTGGTCGCGGTCGCGCGGGCAGCTGTGGCGCAAGGGCGAAAGTTCGGGGCAAATCCAGACCTTGAAGGAATTTCGCTGGGACTGTGATGCCGACACGGTCTTGCTCCTGGTCGATCAAGACGGCGTCGCCTGTCACACCGGGCGGCAGAATTGTTTCTTTAATGCCGTGCGAGAGGGCGAAGTGAGCGTAATCGCCGAGGTTAAAATCGATCCTAAAGAATTGTATAAATAG